The following are encoded in a window of Artemia franciscana chromosome 5, ASM3288406v1, whole genome shotgun sequence genomic DNA:
- the LOC136026846 gene encoding ATP-dependent RNA helicase glh-2-like translates to MKANCLALIFLVAAASAASRRIIVRRQTENVKPAVAVIDKKTVAAVADKRVAAEQVLDKKTEGAEELEERFVNNGVRRKVVQTQTQLTSTSIQQGGVSAPLAGGVGGFNSALTQPSFGQTVLGQTAVGKPGLSQTGFGQSGLGQTGLGQSTLGQTGFGQTGLGQTGLGQSTLGQTGFGQTGLGQTGLGQSSLGQTGFGQTGIGHTGLGHSSLSQPVGFQPGSGVGGANVDFTNVGPNGRPALSFQQPGLSINLREKEKSANKEAKK, encoded by the exons ATGAAAGCTAATTGTTTGGCCCTTATTTTCTTAGTTGCTGCTGCTTCAG ccGCCTCACGTAGAATTATTGTTAGGCGGCAAACTGAAAACGTTAAACCGGCTGTAGCTGTAATTGACAAGAAAACAGTTGCCGCTGTAGCAGACAAAAGGGTAGCTGCTGAACAAGTCCTAGACAAAAAAACAGAAGGCGCAGAAGAACTAGAAGAACGTTTTGTAAACA ATGGTGTCAGAAGGAAAGTAGTGCAAACTCAAACTCAGCTAACATCGACTTCTATTCAACAAGGAGGAGTTTCAGCTCCTC TTGCTGGTGGTGTTGGCGGATTTAATAGTGCGCTTACTCAACCTAGCTTTGGACAAACAGTGCTTGGTCAAACTGCTGTTGGTAAACCAGGATTGAGTCAAACGGGCTTCGGACAATCTGGACTCGGTCAAACCGGTCTTGGCCAGTCCACTCTGGGTCAAACTGGTTTCGGACAAACTGGACTTGGTCAAACCGGTCTTGGTCAGTCCACACTAGGTCAAACTGGTTTTGGACAAACTGGACTCGGGCAAACTGGTCTTGGTCAGTCCTCACTGGGTCAAACTGGTTTTGGACAAACTGGAATCGGTCATACGGGTCTTGGTCACTCCTCACTTAGTCAACCAGTTGGCTTCCAGCCTGGTTCTGGAGTTGGTGGTGCTAATGTTGACTTTACAAATGTAGGTCCGAATGGACGCCCTGCTTTGAGTTTTCAACAGCCAGGACTGTCTATCAAcctaagagaaaaagaaaaaagcgcaaacaaagaagcaaaaaaataa